From a single Collibacillus ludicampi genomic region:
- a CDS encoding AAA family ATPase, translating to MDSPSDLSRFIRLSWFPKITNGFFLRAESFHQFATHIDEIGAQAFYGGQSLHEQSHGEAFLSLLRNRFGKKGIYLLDEPESALSPARQLAFLRLLHELVTVGESQFIIATHSPIILGYPNASILNFDTHPISPICYEETTHYSITRRFLENREHVLKLLLE from the coding sequence GTGGACTCTCCATCGGACCTGAGCCGATTCATACGTTTATCGTGGTTTCCTAAAATCACGAACGGTTTTTTTCTCAGAGCTGAATCTTTTCATCAATTTGCCACCCATATAGATGAAATAGGGGCTCAAGCATTTTATGGCGGTCAGTCACTTCATGAACAGTCTCATGGGGAAGCATTTCTATCGTTATTGCGAAACCGCTTTGGCAAAAAAGGAATTTATTTGCTTGATGAACCGGAATCCGCCTTATCTCCAGCCCGACAACTCGCATTTTTACGATTGCTTCATGAACTTGTGACTGTTGGTGAATCACAATTCATTATAGCCACACATTCTCCTATCATTTTAGGCTATCCAAATGCCTCGATTCTAAATTTCGATACTCATCCGATCTCTCCTATATGTTATGAAGAGACCACTCACTATTCTATTACACGTAGATTTTTGGAAAACAGGGAGCATGTATTAAAGCTGCTGTTGGAATAA